In one window of Henckelia pumila isolate YLH828 chromosome 1, ASM3356847v2, whole genome shotgun sequence DNA:
- the LOC140876361 gene encoding uncharacterized protein: protein MEDRNILAADCIIICCCCQCMILQILIFLLLKLPRKLLRKAKQYVKKLRTRKRGAEITQFEVVGYDDDSLRSQGSSSFRIEVEGFSPDGTLRLGCCTDDCDRVLVDLSDKGEFCFGSFWGGDQVSRSLSWCLRQEEIDYDDVRSHLIEVFGSSRSLGIHTL from the coding sequence ATGGAAGACCGAAACATCCTTGCTGCGGACTGCATCATCATATGCTGCTGCTGCCAATGTATGATCCTCCAAATCCTCATCTTCTTACTGCTCAAACTCCCTCGAAAACTTCTGAGAAAAGCTAAACAATACGTCAAGAAACTGCGAACCCGAAAGAGAGGAGCCGAGATCACGCAATTTGAAGTGGTAGGATATGATGATGATAGTTTGAGAAGCCAAGGGAGCAGCTCTTTCAGGATTGAAGTGGAAGGGTTCTCTCCGGATGGAACATTGCGGTTAGGTTGTTGTACGGATGATTGCGATCGGGTTTTGGTCGATCTTTCGGACAAGGGTGAGTTTTGTTTTGGGAGTTTTTGGGGTGGGGATCAGGTCTCAAGGAGCTTAAGTTGGTGTTTGAGACAAGAGGAGATTGATTACGATGATGTTAGGTCTCATTTGATTGAAGTTTTTGGTTCTTCAAGGTCCCTTGGCATCCATACTTTGTAA
- the LOC140872060 gene encoding proline-rich receptor-like protein kinase PERK8, with the protein MSSSSPSPISPIPGAPPPPPPQQADSSPPPAASNTLPPRSPPSASPPPPDPSGSSPPPDIISAPPQLPSAISPTPPDLSSAPPPQVNSSPPPATISPPNAPPPTSVSPPTASPPPAPSPPPPTLPPPTASPPPSSPPPPTPSDPPISPPPPAIPGSPPPEPPKNAPPPPTPTPPESSPPPPSTTPPRNSPSPPPPTTPESSPPPPARRPPESSPPPPPPNSEPPPTPPASPPSLNPPVALSPPPPPSTGSPPSFSPPPPLPLEPPANTNTNNSTGNIPNNLQSPSSGGIGTGGTVAIALVLSILFLGVFGIAACCVWKRKKKAMGQNGGHILPTTIDASPESGSNMLKVQTSVSSNGTGSGIGIVHSPNESGGFGNSRSWFTYEELDEATNGFSDQNLLGEGGFGSVYKGRLADGREVAVKQLKIGGRQGEREFRSEVEIISRIHHRHLVSLVGYCISEDRRLLVYEYVPNNTLHFHLRGRGRPVMNWATRVKIAVGAARGIAYLHEDCHPRIIHRDIKSSNILLDDNFEARVSDFGLAKLAMDANTHITTRVMGTFGYMAPEYASSGKLTEKSDVYSFGVVLLELISGRKPVDTSQPLGEESLVEWARPLLSHALETQEFDGLVDPRLEKHYVDSEMFRMIEAAAACVRHSAAKRPKMGQIVRAFDSVDLSNGMKVGDSEVFNSAQQSEEIRLFQRMAFGSREYSTDFFSQDSWSSERNQVNSSYESTFQSFSNPASS; encoded by the exons ATGTCGTCTTCATCTCCTTCGCCTATTTCTCCGATTCCCGGAGCTCCTCCACCTCCGCCGCCGCAGCAGGCTGATTCTTCTCCACCGCCTGCAGCGAGTAATACGCTCCCGCCGCGATCACCTCCTTCGGCGAGTCCACCTCCGCCGGACCCTTCTGGTTCATCTCCACCACCCGACATAATAAGTGCGCCACCGCAACTCCCTAGTGCCATCAGCCCCACTCCGCCGGACCTTTCTAGTGCACCTCCGCCGCAGGTAAACTCTTCTCCGCCACCTGCCACCATATCACCTCCGAATGCCCCTCCGCCGACATCGGTATCGCCTCCCACGGCTTCTCCACCACCCGCACCATCTCCACCGCCGCCTACTCTACCTCCTCCAACTGCATCTCCACCGCCCAGCTCGCCACCACCTCCTACACCATCCGATCCTCCCATTTCACCACCTCCTCCGGCAATCCCTGGAAGTCCACCGCCTGAGCCACCTAAAAATGCTCCACCGCCGCCAACTCCAACCCCACCAGAAAGTTCACCTCCGCCACCATCTACCACTCCACCCCGAAATTCACCTTCACCACCACCACCTACAACACCTGAAAGttcacctccaccacctgcacgCCGCCCTCCTGAAAGTTCACCCCCTCCGCCACCACCCAACTCTGAGCCACCCCCCACTCCGCCAGCATCTCCACCATCTTTAAATCCTCCTGTCGCTTTATCTCCACCACCGCCTCCATCCACCGGTTCCCCACCGTCCTTCTCTCCTCCTCCGCCGCTTCCCCTCGAACCACCGGCTAACACAAACACCAACAATTCAACCGGTAATATTCCGAACAACTTACAATCCCCTAGCAGTGGAGGAATCGGTACCGGAGGCACTGTGGCAATTGCTCTGGTTCTCAGTATCCTATTTCTTGGTGTTTTTGGAATTGCAGCATGCTGTGTATGGAAGCGCAAGAAAAAGGCGATGGGGCAAAATGGTGGCCATATTTTGCCCACTACCATTGATGCTTCTCCAGAATCAG GTTCCAACATGTTGAAGGTGCAAACATCAGTATCCAGCAACGGAACTGGCTCGGGTATCGGCATTGTCCATTCGCCCAATGAGTCAGGTGGCTTTGGAAATTCAAGATCCTGGTTCACCTACGAGGAACTAGATGAGGCCACAAATGGCTTTTCAGACCAAAATCTTTTGGGGGAAGGTGGATTTGGTTCTGTTTACAAAGGACGACTTGCAGATGGTCGAGAAGTTGCTGTCAAGCAGTTGAAGATTGGTGGACGACAGGGAGAGCGAGAATTCAGATCAGAAGTCGAGATTATAAGCCGTATACACCATCGCCATTTGGTTTCACTTGTTGGTTATTGCATTTCTGAAGACAGAAGGCTTCTTGTCTACGAATACGTCCCCAATAATACTCTGCATTTCCATCTCCGCG GTCGAGGTAGGCCTGTAATGAATTGGGCTACTCGTGTGAAGATAGCTGTTGGTGCAGCTCGCGGAATAGCTTACCTTCATGAAGATT GTCACCCTCGTATAATCCATAGAgatatcaaatcatcaaatatcCTTCTTGACGACAATTTCGAAGCACGG GTTTCTGATTTTGGACTTGCTAAATTAGCCATGGACGCTAATACACACATTACCACACGTGTAATGGGGACGTTTGG ATACATGGCTCCTGAGTACGCATCGAGTGGGAAGTTGACTGAAAAGTCGGATGTGTATTCCTTTGGTGTTGTGCTTTTGGAGTTAATTTCAGGGCGCAAGCCCGTAGATACGTCTCAGCCTCTAGGAGAGGAGAGCCTAGTCGAGTGG GCACGGCCTCTGCTAAGTCACGCGCTGGAGACGCAAGAATTTGATGGGCTGGTGGATCCAAGGCTAGAAAAACACTACGTCGACAGTGAGATGTTCCGTATGATTGAGGCGGCGGCGGCTTGTGTGCGCCATTCAGCTGCCAAAAGACCCAAGATGGGACAG ATCGTGAGAGCTTTCGACAGCGTGGACTTGTCTAATGGGATGAAGGTCGGAGATAGTGAAGTTTTCAACTCCGCTCAACAGTCCGAAGAGATCAGATTGTTCCAGAGAATGGCATTCGGTAGTCGAGAATATAGCACAGATTTCTTCAGTCAAGATAGCTGGAGCAGCGAAAGGAACCAAGTAAATAGCTCGTACGAGTCGACGTTCCAAAGTTTTTCCAACCCAGCAAGCTCATGA